TGCATCCAGACTCAGGGCCCAGATCCGGAGATGAAATCTTGGTTCTGATTACAGCGACTGAGGACCGACTGGGCGCCACGATGACGGCCATAAACAGCATCTACTCCAACACTAAAGCTAATGTGGTGTTCACTATAGTCACTCTCAACCACACCGTACAGCACCTCAAGTAAGTCTGTGGTGTGTAACTGAGATTTGGGCAGGTTATTTGTCTAATGTTGATATGCAGAtggataaaaatatataatttatatcaTCATAGTTTATTTGTCAGATTCCTGTTAGTGTCTACAAGTGCAAAGACTACTCATCTTGGGGTCTACGTTATGGTTGGGTTTTGATATTTATGGTTCAGAAATCTGTCTAAATTGGAGAGCAAGCCTATCATACTCTTTTTGTTACTCTGCATTTAGGccaatacatatttatttttgtttatattttatgcagCCCTAAATGGAACCATGGTTAAAATTGCATTGTATGGATGCTCTTTTATTGTGTGAcctattattataattttgtttttttttgttccacagCGCATGGCTTGGtgaatcaaaactaaaaagcaTTAAACATAGAATAGTTATATTTGATCCAGAGCTCCTCAAAGGAAAAATTTCTCAAGACTCAAACAGCGTGGAAGCCTCAAAACCAGTAAGACAAGTTACACAACACAAACCcataacatttttttcactgtGGTAACACTATATAAGAATAATATAAGTTTACATAACTTACATTGTCTGTACTTATTTTGCAGTTGGCATTTGCAAGATTCTACCTCCCCCTTTACTTCCCAGAGGCAGAGAAGGCCATTTATTTAGACGATGATGTTATTGTACAAGGTAAGTCATGTTCAGAAAtaagcaacagtagctcagttggtaaaatgcttgtccactgatctgaaggttgacagttcaaatctcactctcgacataaacatcattggttggacggtcagatccactgaccctgAGGTTGGTGCgactctcacagatgaatgctgttgttatgtccttgggcaagacacttaaccctcctcgcccccagtgtctgtgtgcactggtgtatgaattttcgaatgggtgagtggctcctttaATGTAAAGGCCTACATTCAGCCTTAAGGGGCCTTcttgctgtttacagtttcagtgtagttagctcctcccttcagatagatataaggcagtgcccaccaccaatctgaccagaagtggcttggatgagtagcatcttcactcttacaactttttgtccaattgacagatttaactttagctTTTACTATCAAATTTGAAGGTTTATATGATTTTCTTTAGTACATTGTGTAGATAAGTcaacattacattattacattattttattagatttttcacATATGTGGACAAAATAATAAAGTTGTTGGGTGCAAATTCCGACTTGTATAATGGTAATGGTAAtaatttttgtttggttttaggaGATATTCAGGAGCTGTTTGAGACCAatcttaaaccaggacaagctgCAGCCTTCTCAGACGACTGTGACTCGACCTCTGCAAAAGGAATCATTAGAGGAGCTGGGAATCAGGTGACCACCTACAATACAATCCACTTTATTTGCATAGTACATTTCATAAACGCTTCCCCCTCACAGGCTCCCAATGGTTTTAATTATATCACAGCTAAACTTTCTGGTTAGTCTGTGTACATTAAAAGAACAGTATTATCCATCATTCTTTCACTACACAATAACTttcataaatgtgttttgttttctttttatttaaatttcaaaGCCATTTAATTATTACAAATCCCTAAAAACAGATTGGAAAGGATATTAGAGTATTAGTTTCATCTTGGTGTTCATAATATAAACTTATTgactattccaggcaaagcaatagcatcttcatACATCTTTAAATTGacacttttaatatttaattaaaaaacttAATTCATACATttagattaaaggtcctatattacacaaaattgactcttatgcttaaagccatgttataatgttattacctcctcaaaaacagacctggagttgtgttttgtttcattcacacatttttgagtaacctTGCAATATTAGACTTATTAGACttccaggctcaaaatgctgtgttacaccttgtgatgtcatgaagtggtagttttcaagttaacagctatttttaccttttatttcagTTGGGGTTGGCAATTcaagggctaaaatcatccaaatgattggaTTTGagagaacgcagcctaaatatgcagggtttgtgtgttaaacatgtgaatgaaacaaaacaccttctggtgtgttgtttttttttcgatGAGGaaccaacattttaacatagatgcAGAtggaaatagtgtaatatgggcccttaaacCTTAAAGTCCACAAGGGAAATTGCTTGGACACAGTCCTtcataatacaataaataataatcaatacATTGTTAAAAGCAAATAGATTAGTAATAGTAAAttctaaaaaatgtatttaaaaacatatatattcttttgtaaatattctacattaataaacaaaatgaaaatggttagattatattttaaatgatctGTTTCAGAATAACTACATGGGTTTCCTGGACTTCAGGAAAGAGTCAATAAAGAAGTTGGGTCTAAGAGCAAACACATGTTCATTTAACCCTGGAGTCTTTATCGCAAATCTGACAGAGTGGAAAAACCAGAACATCACAGGGCAGCTGCAGCACTGGATGGAGCTCAACACACAGTGAGGATATACAGATACTATTACTATTAGCACTGCTACtatagctactgctactactactactactacagtcacCATAACTATAGCAACTCCAGCACTGGATGGAGCTCAAAACACAGTGAGGATATAGAAATActattaccattactactataggtactactactactacaactattactaatacttctgctgctactcctatcactgctacaactactactattgatGCTGTCACTATCACATCTACAGCTCAAGCTCTGGATGGAACTTATTACAATAAATATactttactactattacaactactacagctactaatactactgctgctattactgcAACTACACATGCTACTGTCACTATAACTACGACTTATTTTTTTACTAGGCATCGACTTATTTCTATagcgtgttttttttgtttgtttttttgtttgttttttttgtttttttaattttaaaccttaaacatgtgtgttttCCAGTGAGGACCTGTACAGTAAGACTCTGGGTGACAGTGTGatcactcctcctctgctcatcGTCTTCTACAAACGACACGGCGCCATCGACCCCATGTGGCACATCAGGCATCTGGGTCAGACACAACACATAGTATTTTGTTATAGTAAAGTTTATGAGtacaaatttaaactttttatatattttgtattatataatTAGTTGTATTTGATTATTTCACAGTGAACTCTTAAGCTTCATTgctcatttatttacattagaACCAGGATCAATCCTTCATCTGACTTTGTCGTACAACACGTGTATAATGATAAATTATTGgactgatttaaacattttttgatGAATCAAAAATGAAATCACAAATACTGATATTAATTAGCAGCATCTACATACTGAACATGCCTAGATGCTCAGTTGTCCtgttttatagttgtttttaaaaattagaCAATCACTTTCACATATTTGCAAAAACAGCCTGATAAGTTTTAAAATCTTGAGGATGGAATGGATGTAAACAACACAAATGGATTTAAATgacacacattttcagaagcctgtgatcaatacgagcatcATCGATCCATTTGATTATCAACAAAAACGGTGAGAgtttaactgaaaaactgttgactGATGCTAGCTTTGTGACTGTAATCacaaatcagttctttatggtcagattgtgttgctgcaaagttcagattaaagatttaaagtctaatttgagtaacagaccTTCAGTTACCTTCACACCCTCAGGAATGAGGATGACATCAgttgcaaaatatcaatagatGCTGAACAACTTGACAAAAATGGTATTTGTTTTCCAGGTACAACAGGAGCAGGTAACCGTTACTCGTTCCAGTTCGTCAAAGCGGCCAAACTTCTGCACTGGAACGGCCATTACAAACCCTGGGGCCGTGGCGCTGCCTTTACTGATCTCTGGGATCTGTGGTACATTCAGGACCCCTCCGGAAAATTCCACCCCATCAGACGACACGAGGACAAAGAATAATACCACTGCAAAAAAGGACATTTACACAAGGTGAAGTTACTCAGGATAATTATTCTACTGAATTGAAGTTTTAGTCcaaaaaatatatgaacacAGCCTCTTAATAAAAAGATAAAGGCAAACTACCAACCACACACTTTGTCACACTTTTGTGCTGaattgtagtgattttgataaagattgtCACAATTTTGTTCTGTTGAACacattttaagctttattacttttactttttattctttaaatatattttcaaatgagtacttcaatacatttacttaagtagattttctaatatgatacttttacgtgagtatttttttctgctctggtatctgtacttttacttaacaaaacaagaacttcttccaccactgctaaaaaaataaataactaaacaaaaaaactgtactgtactttaagTAAATGAGTCCAAAATCAAAactaatatttgcattttttttattaatttattttttcagatttaaaaacGTCAAGTTTTGGGACCTTTTTAACCAAGTGGACCTACTTTGGACGACATTTTACCTCAGGAAAAACTACCCTGTTAAGTCTGAATTTTCGGTTTAAAACACTATCATGCTCTCatcaattgtattttttttattatcgcCAAAGCCTTACCTCACTTAACCTGTGGACATTCTACCTGCAAATcatgtttagattttttatagtttaaattttagtttaaaaaaagtaatgttCAGTTTTCCCTCATTTTAACATGACACAATTAGTCCAACTACTGTATctccaaacattttaacatcagTCTGCCTTCATTTATAGtaacagaaatgtgttttattttgccaaTTTTCTACATTCAAAGTTATGTCCTTTTCAACTCTTATGTAGCTGTAATGAATTTAGCTACTAGCCTTAGCTTTATAGCTGCTAACATTCAAAAAACACTATATTCcaagtattttattattgtttttactggTGCTAAACTTTCATAACTTGCCCTGTCTGCCTTAACCTGAGATGTTGCCAGTTTTAATAAGTTTTTATCCTGTTTTCATAAAAGTTGTAAATAATGTCGAGTTttgtaaatacattaaataaagagCTTTTTATTCAAAACTGGCTcgtatatttttattacaagtgacagtagctcagttcgtagtgtttgtccactgatctttaaagttggcggtgcgattgtAGCTCCAACAGATAAATGCtgcccttgtgtccttgggcaagacacttaacccacctcatccccagtgtctgtgtacactggtgtatgaatgtgtgagtgaatgagtgagaggttccttgatgtaaagtgttatataaaaatgtgatcgttTTACCATTACTTGCTGTCTTTCTCCACAGCCAATAACATTTGGCGTTTCTGTTGGCCTCCCATTTAACCTCGTTTGTAACCTGACCTCAAATAAAGCcaatttcatgcatttattcactgGTTAAAATCTGTAGTGGCTGCGCTGGGGAAAGCTGACTGAATCATTAAGTCATgatttaagtactttttaatcAATGGTCATCATtacatagtttttattttatagtcAAATCTATATACAACATTTAAAGATATTGCAAACATGTTAAAACAGCTGTGGTATGTTCTATTTCTGACAATAGAAAAGtccatattttttaacaaagtcCTTTTTTCATAACTGTCTAAGTGAGGAGAACATTTGGCTCTTGGTTCATTTGAAGTCCACATTGAAGTCGTAAGCGTCGTCTGCAGTGGAGTTGGAGATATTCACCACCACAGGCCGGACCAGAGCTAGAGGTTCTGCAACTAGAGAAAGAAATAATTGACCTTTTTCTTTATGACATCTGAAATATTATATACATAAAATAGGCCACACATCACATGCTCCTTTTGTCACTGGTTTACTGATTTGTTTGTCCCACCTTCAAATGAAAGTGGCATCTCCTACTTTCAGTTACAGACActtatttgcaaaaacaattattaaaaagCGGTTTGCGCTTGAAAATCCTGATAGCATTTACAATCAAATCTACTTTGACCCCAGTTTAACAGCATTTAGTACTTAAAGGGTTTATAATACACAACTTTATGGAGTGAAGTTTATTTTGGCCTGAAGTCGGagtaaaaatgttacatacttgTCACTTTTTTCTGTGgcctcttcttttcctcttcatgtAAATCTACTTCCTCCTCCAtctgaaaataacatttttaaacatttttgtgacACTTAATACTCGGACCTCTTTCTTCACAATTCATTTCCAGCTGTTGGATCAGAGTTGGATTAGAAGTCTTCAACAAAAATTCAAGACTGAAATTTTGTCCTCATTTCAAATTactggagttaaaaaaaaatatttgaatccctattttttatttttacatgaatTCCTTtacctcctcatcctcctctttttcatctgcttctccatcttcctcctcctctttgggTTCTTGTTCTTTTACCCTAATCTCAGTGACTTGTAGGAGTCCCGCTGTCGGTCCTCTGGAGGTAAAACTGATGCTGCTCGCTGGATTTGGAAACTTCACagctacaaaaaaaacaggagCGACTTTTGCAATGAAAAACCACATTATAAAGTATTTACAGTAAGAGCAACAGTTACTTTAGGGCTATGATGTATGattcaatttcattttgtcctattaaaaagaaaatctttcattttttctacacaaacaccacatttgacacaaagtaaaatgtattcacaTAAAGTTGGGTTCACTTGGGATGGTAAAGTTTTCTGAGGTAGAAGTCTATGTTATGTCTATATGAAGGTCTATGTTTGGATCAGAGTTGGATTATAAGTCTTCAAAATCAATTTCAGACttttgtttagtcctcatttcCAAACAGCATTTctatacagtttatttattatatacttTAATATTATATACAGCAAATACAGTCTAATGCACAACTTGTCCCAGGAAGTCAAATCAATACAATTTGTGACTCCCTTTGTGTGTTCAAACTAATGTAAAACAGTGCACCTAATAAATgtaaagctgtactatgtaacctttctgtagggggtctgctacctgcatgctattgctttgcctgaaatgatccagagtatagcattaaacttcacCATGGCGATAAGTGTtgtttacaataaaacataGAAAATCATACGTGGATTGACCTTAGCTCAGTTTTAATTAACGTCACTGTAGCAGTGCAACATTACATGTGCTTTCAGGCTTCTTCTAGTAATGAAGTAGCATGGGGCCACCCCCTAGTGGCTTAGCTGATATAAGCGACCATAATATACTATTAGCACAATAAGCATGGAGACAGGCCAGATCTATGGAGATACGaaccagctcacagtaagaatctaTTTAGCAACAATAATACTTGTCAATTATCACAATAAATTCTAGATgctaaagtaataacatctctatggacacaagcaagtgacagaccctcaatcacaaaagttacatagtgcacctttaaatttctTCCATCATATTTTTACCTTTCAGAGTttcttcatttcctgtttttattcTCTTGAGGTCCCATCCCTTCTTCATCTCAGCCACAGTCTCCTCAGACATGTACGAAGGGAGAGGAGCATTCTCTGGAGGTTTGCAGTGGTAACTCAACTTtgcactaaacaaaaacaagtaaTCTGGTCAAACCAAATGATTTAGACACGTTTTAGTTATTAGTAAGTCTAGACCACTGCAtagtccagtttagacctggttagggGCTTGTGCAGTTATTTATAAAGTGAACAGTCCCTGTATTGTTTTGTTAACATTTTTTGTATTCAATATTGACCCATGTTACTCCTAgataaagcaaaagaaaaatctgtcaactggacaaaatgttgtaggagtgaaggagTTTTGCTGCTCagccaagccacttcttcagttctggtcagattaatggtggacactgctttatatctgaagggaggagctagctacactggaaatgtcttcactcctacaactttgtcgattagagattttatttttcttttgctatggatcagacctggatgactgagggattacacagataaattCTAGTCAGTTAAAATTAGCTCCTAGTTTTAGAGCTTGGTTCAGTTTTAGTGCTTCAGTTCAAATCAAGTCCAATCTTTAAGAccagttttagccctggttgagTTCTTAGATTCAGTAAAGAACCAACCTTGGACTTTGTTGTGACCATCTGGGCTAAGAAATAAGACAGCAATTACTTCAGGCTAAATTGATGAGATTTAATCCAGTTATATCTTGGTTCATATAGAAAAGCAGCTTTATTAAATTTTTCGGGTTTGAGGGAAATATTTCaaaagtttgagaatcactggACTGTAATGTCTGGATCAGAGTTGGATTATAAGTCTTCAAAATGAATTTCAGACTTGCGTTTTGTCCTCATTTCCAAACATCCACATAATCTAACGCATTTATTCTTTGTACTGACCCGGTCCAGTCAGCCAGAAACGCCGCCGCTGCCTGTTCTGTGTTGGCCACTCCCcctttctgcagaaatccacgtTTTTTGGCGAACATTGTGAGAAACTCCAGAGGGCTTCTGTAATCTGGGACAGTGTACTGCAGCATGACCTGAATCAACAAACAAGAGGGTGTAAAGGAAATTCAGTcatccactttatttattgaAGTCCTGTGCCTTTACATTCTTCAGGTTCCGCAGGCAGTGGTTACATGACATCGTCCCGTTTC
The sequence above is drawn from the Periophthalmus magnuspinnatus isolate fPerMag1 chromosome 5, fPerMag1.2.pri, whole genome shotgun sequence genome and encodes:
- the glt8d1 gene encoding glycosyltransferase 8 domain-containing protein 1, translating into MTLRKVNLVILVLLAVAFLIIVQRNLLSLSDILHKENPDAGVVLPFEAELSQNLHPDSGPRSGDEILVLITATEDRLGATMTAINSIYSNTKANVVFTIVTLNHTVQHLNAWLGESKLKSIKHRIVIFDPELLKGKISQDSNSVEASKPLAFARFYLPLYFPEAEKAIYLDDDVIVQGDIQELFETNLKPGQAAAFSDDCDSTSAKGIIRGAGNQNNYMGFLDFRKESIKKLGLRANTCSFNPGVFIANLTEWKNQNITGQLQHWMELNTHEDLYSKTLGDSVITPPLLIVFYKRHGAIDPMWHIRHLGTTGAGNRYSFQFVKAAKLLHWNGHYKPWGRGAAFTDLWDLWYIQDPSGKFHPIRRHEDKE